One window of the Diospyros lotus cultivar Yz01 chromosome 12, ASM1463336v1, whole genome shotgun sequence genome contains the following:
- the LOC127787144 gene encoding vesicle transport protein GOT1-like isoform X1 — MVSFEASDMKKIGLGLTGFGVVFTLIGIFLFFDKGFLAMGNILFLSGVTLTIGVKPTLQFFMKRKDFKGSLSFGVGFFLVLIGWPIIGMIVETYGFVVLFSGFWPTLAVFLQRLPIVGWVFKQSFVTAFFERSRGRRVPV, encoded by the exons ATGGTTTCGTTCGAGGCGAGTGACATGAAAA AGATTGGGCTGGGATTGACTGGTTTTGGTGTAGTATTCACATTGATTGGAATCTTTCTATTCTTTGACAAGGGATTTCTTGCAATGGGAAAT ATCCTCTTCTTGTCAGGAGTGACCTTAACTATTGGTGTGAAGCCTACCCTCCAGTTCTTCATGAAACGCAAGGATTTCAAG GGTTCACTTTCATTTGGTGTTGGTTTCTTCTTGGTCCTTATTGGATGGCCAATTATTGGCATGATTGTGGAGACATATGGTTTTGTTGTCCTTTTCAG TGGCTTCTGGCCAACACTGGCTGTTTTTCTCCAGAGGTTACCTATTGTTGGTTGGGTGTTCAAGCAATCATTTGTGACAGCG TTCTTTGAGAGGAGCAGAGGCAGACGAGTGCCAGTGTGA
- the LOC127787144 gene encoding vesicle transport protein GOT1-like isoform X2 encodes MGNILFLSGVTLTIGVKPTLQFFMKRKDFKGSLSFGVGFFLVLIGWPIIGMIVETYGFVVLFSGFWPTLAVFLQRLPIVGWVFKQSFVTAFFERSRGRRVPV; translated from the exons ATGGGAAAT ATCCTCTTCTTGTCAGGAGTGACCTTAACTATTGGTGTGAAGCCTACCCTCCAGTTCTTCATGAAACGCAAGGATTTCAAG GGTTCACTTTCATTTGGTGTTGGTTTCTTCTTGGTCCTTATTGGATGGCCAATTATTGGCATGATTGTGGAGACATATGGTTTTGTTGTCCTTTTCAG TGGCTTCTGGCCAACACTGGCTGTTTTTCTCCAGAGGTTACCTATTGTTGGTTGGGTGTTCAAGCAATCATTTGTGACAGCG TTCTTTGAGAGGAGCAGAGGCAGACGAGTGCCAGTGTGA
- the LOC127786938 gene encoding acyl carrier protein 1, mitochondrial isoform X1, with amino-acid sequence MASAMRAAILAHIRVPVAQALTLKGWRLGLCSTVRSMSSHGDDHLTKNQVVDRVLDVVKSFPKVDPSKVTPDVHFQKDLGLDSLDNVEIVMALEEEFKLEIPDKEAVRIDSCDLAVEYIYNHPMAG; translated from the exons aTGGCGTCGGCTATGAGAGCAGCCATACTCGCCCACATACGAGTTCCCGTTGCCCAAGCCCTAACCCTAAAGGGGTGGAGGCTGGGCCTCTGCAGCACCGTCCGATCGATGTCGTCTCACGGCGACGATCATCTCACCAAGAATCAGGTCGTCGACAGAGTCCTCGATGTCGTCAAGAGCTTCCCCAAAGTCGATCCTTCCAAG GTGACCCCTGATGTCCATTTCCAAAAGGATTTAGGATTGGACAGCTTAGACAATGTGGAGATTGTAATGGCCTTAGAAGAAGAGTTCAAGCTAGAAATTCCAGATAAAGAAGCTGTAAGGATTGATTCCTGTGATCTTGCGGTtgagtatatatataaccaTCCAATGGCTGGTTAA